A single Cellulosilyticum sp. I15G10I2 DNA region contains:
- the radA gene encoding DNA repair protein RadA, with product MAKLKQVYVCQQCGYEASKWMGKCPSCNEWGSLVEEVVDTAKPKLTKSSRSGNAPVKLKQIVIEQEQRTTTGKEELDRVLGGGIVKGSLILVGGDPGIGKSTLLLQICETIGAQNKSVLYVSGEESVAQIKMRAERLGVATPNLSLLAETNVNIIEVLIKEEKPNLVIIDSIQTVYCEEVSSAPGSVSQVREATHTLMNLAKGYGITIMIVGHVTKEGSLAGPRVLEHMVDTVLYFEGERHASFRILRAVKNRFGSTNEIGVFEMVDIGLKEVKNPSEIMLSGRPTNASGSVVSCTMEGTRPMLLEVQALSSFTSFGMPRRTATGVDYNRVVILIAVLDKRAGMDLSNHDTYVNLAGGLKINEPALDLGIIASIASSFRNIAIDPHTIVFGEVGLTGEVRAVSMAEKRVIEAAKLGFELCIMPKANLDKMPKVKGIKVIGVNNVSEALAALLK from the coding sequence ATGGCAAAACTAAAGCAAGTCTATGTTTGTCAACAATGCGGCTACGAAGCGAGCAAGTGGATGGGAAAGTGTCCTTCGTGCAATGAATGGGGGAGCTTGGTAGAAGAAGTTGTTGATACTGCAAAACCTAAGCTTACTAAATCAAGTAGAAGTGGCAATGCACCTGTTAAACTTAAACAGATTGTTATTGAACAAGAGCAAAGAACGACTACTGGTAAAGAAGAGCTAGATCGAGTACTCGGAGGGGGAATTGTAAAAGGGTCACTTATACTAGTGGGTGGAGATCCAGGAATTGGTAAATCTACATTGCTGCTTCAAATTTGCGAAACAATAGGGGCACAAAATAAAAGTGTACTTTATGTATCAGGTGAAGAGTCGGTTGCCCAGATTAAAATGAGAGCAGAAAGACTAGGCGTTGCAACCCCTAATCTTTCTCTATTGGCTGAAACAAATGTGAATATTATTGAGGTTCTTATTAAAGAAGAAAAACCGAATCTTGTAATTATTGACTCAATTCAAACGGTGTATTGTGAGGAAGTATCATCTGCCCCAGGGTCAGTGAGTCAAGTCAGAGAAGCAACGCATACTTTAATGAATCTTGCGAAAGGTTATGGTATTACTATTATGATTGTAGGCCACGTTACAAAAGAGGGTTCACTAGCAGGCCCTAGAGTACTAGAACACATGGTAGATACAGTGCTTTATTTTGAAGGAGAAAGACATGCTTCTTTTAGAATTCTGCGAGCCGTTAAAAATAGATTTGGCTCTACCAATGAAATAGGTGTATTTGAAATGGTGGATATAGGGTTAAAAGAAGTTAAAAATCCTTCTGAAATCATGCTTAGCGGAAGACCGACGAATGCTTCGGGGTCTGTGGTAAGCTGTACAATGGAAGGGACAAGACCTATGCTTTTGGAAGTACAAGCACTATCTAGTTTTACAAGCTTTGGAATGCCAAGACGTACAGCAACTGGTGTAGATTACAATAGAGTTGTGATTTTAATAGCAGTTCTTGATAAAAGAGCAGGAATGGATCTTAGCAATCATGATACCTATGTTAATTTGGCGGGAGGACTTAAAATTAATGAGCCAGCGCTTGATCTTGGGATAATAGCGTCGATTGCCTCAAGTTTTAGGAACATAGCCATAGATCCACATACAATTGTATTTGGAGAAGTAGGGTTAACAGGAGAAGTAAGAGCAGTTTCGATGGCAGAAAAAAGAGTAATAGAAGCTGCTAAACTAGGTTTTGAGTTATGTATTATGCCAAAAGCCAATTTAGACAAAATGCCGAAGGTAAAGGGAATTAAAGTTATTGGTGTAAATAATGTAAGCGAAGCATTAGCTGCACTTTTAAAATAA
- a CDS encoding methyl-accepting chemotaxis protein, whose protein sequence is MKSKKNRNMSIKMKMTAMFLVIIVLLSAVSIISYFSMKASMQQLDAMIQTSVVANNVLDLDAEIIKDLTNYIVSKDENEVARIKANLNSVQENISFLIATNKNKESQNNLTGLSRLFDAFTESIDGSIEFVNNRETGKAIEQKEYTKKVAGFMSDSVSQFIAQELSNQKVVRMELQRKTNALGIMALGAIVLIGTISTLGAVYFSKYIGNTISQLALYAHNISEGKLKVPQIKVKTQDDIGILGNAFNKMSSNLALIIKGINESSVNVALLSEKVRDIVTQSASSLQEIGSAMNDVAGGTTEQLDKSYETSKIINDVCQGNEEIAKNTESVLATAEGATSAAANGNKKLELLIKQIETIEDKITSSYDSTETLRVKSADIKVILDMITSIATQTNLLALNASIEAARAGENGRGFSVVANEIRNLAEASTSATREISKVLNEIQIETQNVAEGMTLGVAEANEGIKRAYEASEAFQAILKTSEEMENQVKLISTELQNNVRAIKKVEEMSSAILNIATQSSDSCNEVAASIEEQSAGLQEITSSAITLSDSASDLQSMIKQFEF, encoded by the coding sequence TTGAAAAGTAAAAAAAATAGAAATATGTCTATAAAAATGAAGATGACAGCTATGTTTTTGGTTATAATTGTACTGTTGAGTGCGGTAAGTATTATATCCTATTTTAGTATGAAAGCCTCTATGCAGCAATTGGATGCAATGATACAAACGAGTGTAGTTGCAAATAATGTATTAGATCTAGATGCAGAAATTATAAAAGACTTAACAAACTACATAGTAAGTAAAGACGAAAATGAAGTAGCAAGAATAAAAGCAAACTTAAACAGTGTGCAAGAAAATATAAGTTTTTTAATAGCTACTAATAAGAATAAAGAAAGTCAGAATAACCTAACGGGGCTTTCGAGGTTATTTGATGCATTTACTGAAAGCATCGATGGATCTATTGAATTTGTTAATAACAGAGAAACAGGTAAAGCTATTGAGCAGAAGGAATACACTAAAAAAGTTGCAGGATTTATGAGTGACAGCGTAAGTCAGTTTATTGCCCAGGAGCTTAGTAATCAAAAAGTTGTAAGGATGGAACTGCAAAGAAAGACAAATGCTCTAGGAATTATGGCACTTGGTGCTATTGTTTTGATTGGGACAATCAGTACATTAGGTGCAGTATATTTTTCAAAATACATAGGTAATACTATTTCGCAGCTTGCACTATATGCACATAATATTTCTGAAGGAAAATTAAAAGTACCACAGATTAAGGTGAAAACTCAGGATGATATAGGCATTTTAGGCAATGCTTTCAATAAAATGAGTAGTAATCTTGCACTTATTATTAAGGGTATTAATGAGAGCAGTGTTAATGTAGCCTTATTAAGTGAGAAAGTAAGAGATATTGTTACACAAAGTGCTAGTTCATTGCAAGAAATCGGAAGTGCAATGAATGATGTTGCAGGTGGCACAACAGAGCAATTAGATAAATCATATGAGACTTCAAAAATTATTAACGATGTCTGTCAAGGAAATGAAGAAATTGCAAAGAATACAGAGAGTGTTCTAGCTACTGCAGAAGGTGCAACAAGTGCTGCTGCAAATGGTAATAAGAAGCTGGAGTTGCTTATTAAACAAATTGAAACGATAGAAGATAAAATTACCTCTTCTTATGACAGCACAGAAACCCTTAGAGTAAAGTCGGCAGATATAAAAGTGATTCTTGATATGATTACGTCAATTGCAACCCAAACTAATCTGTTGGCATTAAATGCTTCTATCGAGGCAGCAAGAGCTGGGGAAAATGGCAGGGGATTTTCTGTAGTTGCTAATGAAATACGTAATCTAGCAGAAGCTTCAACATCTGCAACCCGTGAAATAAGTAAAGTATTGAATGAAATACAGATTGAAACACAAAATGTTGCAGAAGGGATGACCCTTGGAGTAGCAGAGGCAAATGAAGGCATAAAAAGAGCCTACGAAGCAAGTGAGGCTTTCCAAGCAATATTAAAAACATCTGAAGAGATGGAGAACCAAGTAAAATTAATTAGTACAGAATTACAAAATAATGTAAGGGCAATTAAGAAAGTAGAAGAGATGAGTTCTGCTATATTAAATATTGCAACACAATCTTCAGATTCTTGCAATGAAGTAGCTGCATCTATAGAGGAACAAAGTGCAGGGCTTCAGGAAATAACTTCTAGTGCTATTACGCTATCCGATAGTGCATCAGATCTTCAGTCTATGATTAAACAATTTGAGTTTTAA
- the kduD gene encoding 2-dehydro-3-deoxy-D-gluconate 5-dehydrogenase KduD, with product MSILNKFSLEGKVAIVTGASTGLGQGIALGLASAGADIVGVDYVEMPEIEEQIKKLGKSFLGITANLLTIEPIQSIIDQAVAKFGKIDILVNNAGIIRRCDAIEFTEKDWDDVMNINIKTVFFFSQAVARQYMKQNNGGKIVNIASMLSFQGGIRVPSYTSSKSGVMGITRALANEWAKHNINVNAIAPGYMATNNTTALRADEERNKSILERIPADRWGSPEDLAGTAVFLASEAAGYINGYTVAVDGGWLAR from the coding sequence ATGAGTATATTAAATAAGTTTTCATTAGAAGGTAAAGTAGCTATTGTAACAGGAGCATCTACTGGGCTTGGACAAGGCATTGCATTAGGTCTTGCAAGTGCTGGCGCAGATATAGTGGGTGTAGACTATGTTGAGATGCCAGAAATAGAAGAGCAAATTAAGAAATTAGGCAAATCATTTTTGGGCATAACAGCAAACTTGCTTACAATTGAGCCTATACAAAGTATTATAGATCAGGCTGTTGCTAAGTTTGGGAAAATAGATATCCTCGTTAATAATGCTGGGATTATCAGACGTTGTGATGCCATAGAGTTTACAGAAAAAGATTGGGATGATGTTATGAATATTAACATTAAAACAGTATTTTTCTTTTCCCAAGCAGTTGCAAGACAATATATGAAACAAAATAATGGGGGGAAGATTGTCAATATAGCATCGATGCTATCATTTCAAGGCGGGATTAGAGTTCCTTCCTATACATCAAGTAAAAGTGGTGTAATGGGTATAACAAGAGCTTTAGCTAATGAATGGGCAAAACATAATATCAATGTCAATGCTATTGCACCAGGATATATGGCAACAAATAATACAACGGCTTTAAGAGCGGATGAAGAGAGAAACAAGAGTATATTAGAAAGAATACCTGCTGATCGTTGGGGATCACCAGAAGACCTTGCTGGTACAGCAGTATTCCTCGCTTCAGAAGCAGCTGGGTATATCAATGGGTATACAGTAGCTGTGGATGGCGGTTGGTTAGCAAGATAA
- a CDS encoding DUF305 domain-containing protein, producing the protein MKKCRNKMLLCVVLAVMCFLCMNILADIPKNEEAYLESYQSILNTMKAEMENAEKTGDPALNYLYQMRPHHEAAIAMSKNLIQYGTNEKVKEIAQKIIEEQTGEITKVNQLIEKIKADMQEDKAQETAYRIDFMVFYDAMITSMESTKLTGDVDKDFLQQMIPHHDGAINISRSILKYTPNEEVKQMAQNTIKKQSDEIREMDQLFNYIH; encoded by the coding sequence ATGAAAAAGTGTAGGAATAAAATGCTTCTTTGCGTGGTACTAGCTGTAATGTGTTTTTTGTGTATGAATATATTAGCAGACATTCCTAAAAACGAAGAGGCGTATTTAGAAAGCTATCAATCTATTCTTAATACAATGAAAGCTGAAATGGAAAATGCAGAAAAAACAGGGGATCCAGCTCTTAATTATCTTTATCAGATGAGGCCACACCATGAGGCTGCGATTGCAATGTCAAAAAATTTAATACAATACGGCACCAATGAAAAAGTTAAAGAAATAGCTCAGAAAATTATTGAAGAACAAACAGGTGAGATTACGAAGGTGAATCAACTTATCGAAAAAATTAAGGCAGATATGCAAGAAGATAAAGCCCAAGAAACTGCTTATAGAATTGATTTTATGGTGTTTTATGATGCGATGATTACTTCAATGGAAAGTACTAAACTTACAGGTGATGTTGATAAGGACTTCCTGCAGCAGATGATACCGCATCATGATGGTGCAATAAATATATCCCGTAGTATTTTAAAATATACCCCAAATGAAGAAGTTAAACAAATGGCTCAAAATACTATAAAAAAACAAAGTGATGAAATAAGGGAAATGGATCAATTATTCAATTATATCCATTAA